In Sphingobacterium thalpophilum, a genomic segment contains:
- a CDS encoding glycoside hydrolase family 10 protein, whose product MTGKTYLYSFFTIVICLFSIRTYSQQLPKREFRGVWVATIGNIDWPSVKAGNNVAQQKQEFIDLLDQHRSAGLNAIILQVRPAADAFYAKGREPWSRYLTGKQGLPPSPFYDPLEFAITEAHKRGMELHAWFNPYRASTTLNPAHFSDEHITKRHPEWFFTYAGKKLFNPGIPEVRKYIIDVIMDVVKNYDVDGIHFDDYFYPYPDSRNTPVPDQITFGQYNNGIEKIDDWRRNNVNVLVHDLGVAIKKIKPYVKYGISPCGVWDNKENNSAGSDTRGLSAYRELYADGVKWMQEGWIDYINPQIYFPFKNRAAAYEILVDWWQKHTYGRHFYVGHGAYRVTENKIGWTDRSQIPRQVRHLREEHDVEGSIYFSSKSLTDNLVGLQDSMRNDLYRTPALPPTMPWLDSIPPNAPFGLLVKNSANGKMNTLFWQKPDVANDGESAYGYVIYRFNLDEKVNIKDPGKIIFITFDGDKLQYTDDDIKQHQKYKYVVTAIDRMKNESKPSDSRSAHEEI is encoded by the coding sequence ATGACGGGAAAAACATATTTATATTCTTTTTTTACCATTGTTATCTGTTTATTTTCGATTAGAACGTATTCCCAGCAACTACCTAAGCGGGAGTTTCGTGGCGTGTGGGTTGCAACCATAGGTAATATAGACTGGCCTTCTGTCAAAGCAGGCAATAATGTCGCACAGCAAAAACAGGAGTTTATTGATTTACTGGACCAGCACCGCAGCGCGGGACTGAATGCCATTATTTTGCAGGTACGTCCGGCTGCCGACGCATTTTACGCGAAGGGCAGAGAACCATGGAGTAGATATCTAACCGGAAAACAGGGATTACCACCTTCGCCATTTTATGACCCCTTGGAGTTTGCCATCACCGAGGCCCACAAGAGAGGAATGGAACTCCATGCCTGGTTCAATCCGTATCGTGCTTCGACAACATTAAATCCGGCCCATTTTTCGGATGAGCATATTACTAAGCGCCACCCGGAATGGTTCTTCACCTATGCTGGCAAGAAGCTTTTCAACCCCGGTATTCCGGAAGTTCGCAAATATATTATTGATGTCATCATGGATGTGGTCAAAAACTACGATGTAGATGGCATTCATTTCGATGATTATTTTTACCCCTATCCCGATAGCAGAAATACACCGGTACCGGATCAGATTACCTTTGGTCAATATAATAATGGGATCGAGAAAATTGACGACTGGCGACGCAACAATGTCAACGTACTGGTGCACGATCTTGGTGTTGCCATCAAAAAGATAAAACCATATGTCAAATATGGCATTAGTCCTTGTGGGGTATGGGACAACAAAGAAAATAACAGTGCCGGATCAGATACCCGTGGTCTGAGCGCTTACCGGGAACTGTATGCTGACGGTGTCAAATGGATGCAGGAAGGTTGGATCGATTATATCAATCCACAGATCTACTTTCCATTCAAAAATCGCGCAGCAGCCTATGAGATCTTGGTTGACTGGTGGCAGAAACACACCTATGGCCGTCACTTTTATGTCGGGCATGGAGCTTATCGTGTTACCGAAAATAAAATCGGCTGGACAGACCGTAGTCAGATCCCCAGACAGGTACGCCACTTAAGGGAGGAGCACGATGTGGAGGGAAGTATTTATTTCAGTTCCAAATCACTTACGGACAATCTTGTTGGATTGCAGGATTCCATGCGAAATGACCTGTACCGTACACCGGCTTTACCCCCTACAATGCCTTGGTTAGATAGTATCCCACCCAATGCCCCCTTCGGTCTTCTGGTGAAAAATTCGGCCAATGGTAAAATGAACACCTTATTTTGGCAAAAACCCGATGTGGCCAATGATGGGGAGTCGGCTTATGGCTATGTGATCTATCGCTTCAACCTCGATGAAAAAGTAAACATTAAAGACCCTGGAAAAATCATTTTTATCACCTTTGATGGGGATAAGCTTCAATATACCGATGACGATATCAAACAGCATCAAAAGTATAAATATGTCGTGACGGCGATTGACCGTATGAAAAATGAAAGTAAGCCATCCGATAGCAGGTCCGCCCATGAAGAGATTTAA
- a CDS encoding L-serine ammonia-lyase: MSKEQISVFDMFKIGIGPSSSHTLGPWRAAQQFTAVLKSKGVLHEVEQVKILLYGSLAKTGAGHGTDIAVLLGLSGDDPVTFDVNSVMPKVEHIKTVGELEVAGERTIPFSYPEDLLFLYAESLPFHPNAVTFQAFLSNGKAMTETYYSIGGGFVVQENDTEGVLSEVDLPFPVDTAQELLHWTMKTGLKISELVLENECAWREESETVAGVLNIYKTIHECIYRGCHTGGTLPGGLNVERRAAKLNKKLMQGRSYQDYESWVAAIREGGQNFQYILDWVSCFALAVNEENASFGRVVTAPTNGASGVIPAVLQYYITFHDGMLENKIIQFILTASEIGSIFKKNATISAAMGGCQAEIGVSSAMAAGALTEVLGGSQRQVLMAAEIAMEHHLGLTCDPIGGLVQIPCIERNTMGAIKAITAAQLALQSNPDKAKVSLDTVVKTMWETALDMNAKYKETADGGLAVNIPLSLPEC; this comes from the coding sequence ATGAGCAAAGAACAAATATCCGTTTTTGACATGTTTAAGATTGGTATAGGACCCTCGAGTTCGCATACCTTGGGCCCTTGGCGTGCAGCCCAGCAATTTACAGCTGTTCTCAAGTCAAAAGGTGTCTTACATGAAGTCGAACAAGTCAAAATCCTACTGTACGGTTCTTTGGCTAAAACCGGCGCTGGACATGGTACCGATATTGCTGTGCTCCTGGGACTAAGTGGAGATGATCCGGTTACCTTTGATGTCAATAGCGTGATGCCCAAAGTGGAGCATATTAAGACAGTCGGCGAACTGGAAGTCGCTGGCGAACGGACGATTCCTTTTTCCTATCCGGAAGACCTCTTGTTTCTATATGCGGAAAGTTTACCTTTTCACCCCAACGCAGTGACCTTTCAGGCATTCCTATCCAATGGTAAGGCAATGACCGAAACCTATTATTCGATAGGGGGTGGTTTTGTGGTGCAGGAAAATGATACTGAAGGTGTTTTGTCTGAAGTGGACCTTCCGTTTCCTGTCGATACTGCACAGGAACTCTTGCATTGGACGATGAAAACGGGTCTGAAAATCTCGGAGCTGGTCCTTGAAAATGAATGTGCATGGCGTGAAGAAAGTGAAACCGTGGCAGGCGTTTTGAATATTTATAAAACAATACATGAATGTATCTACCGCGGCTGTCATACTGGGGGGACATTACCTGGGGGCTTAAATGTCGAACGTAGAGCAGCCAAGCTAAACAAGAAGTTAATGCAGGGACGAAGTTATCAAGATTATGAGTCCTGGGTAGCGGCCATTCGCGAGGGCGGCCAAAACTTTCAATATATTCTGGATTGGGTAAGTTGTTTTGCACTTGCCGTAAATGAGGAGAACGCCTCTTTCGGACGTGTGGTTACAGCTCCTACCAATGGGGCCTCAGGCGTTATCCCAGCGGTGTTGCAATATTACATTACTTTCCACGACGGAATGCTTGAAAATAAAATTATCCAATTTATTCTTACCGCATCCGAGATCGGATCGATATTTAAGAAAAATGCAACTATTTCAGCCGCAATGGGCGGTTGTCAGGCCGAGATTGGCGTTTCATCAGCGATGGCAGCCGGGGCGCTGACAGAAGTGCTGGGCGGATCACAGCGCCAGGTGCTGATGGCTGCCGAGATTGCCATGGAACATCACCTCGGATTGACATGCGATCCAATCGGTGGACTGGTACAAATTCCATGCATCGAACGTAACACAATGGGAGCCATCAAGGCAATTACTGCTGCACAATTGGCACTGCAATCGAATCCGGATAAAGCAAAAGTAAGTTTGGATACGGTGGTTAAAACTATGTGGGAGACTGCTTTGGATATGAATG